One window of the Fusobacterium perfoetens genome contains the following:
- a CDS encoding toxin-antitoxin system YwqK family antitoxin — translation MMKNLKKLFVMLCIIIGAGCTNQQIKPEEAFKYEEEKFIQIEEKEIKPGTREVNIEEKRINKNKKAYVKGEEALFTGIFSIRYAGHLLYFEEYKNGVLDGDKVWFGNDGTVGMREKYSEGKKDGDQITYHLNGKVRSITPYKNGRIEGIVEWYDKDGLLVDQNEIKNGTGRFVTYWENGNIQEEGNYKNYKKVGDWTEYSSDKKVEKVITYSNKGTVSKIRWYN, via the coding sequence ATGATGAAAAATTTAAAAAAATTATTTGTAATGCTGTGCATAATTATAGGAGCAGGATGTACAAATCAACAGATTAAACCTGAAGAAGCTTTTAAATATGAAGAAGAAAAATTTATTCAGATAGAAGAAAAAGAGATAAAACCAGGGACAAGAGAAGTAAATATTGAAGAAAAAAGAATAAATAAAAATAAAAAAGCATATGTAAAAGGAGAAGAAGCTCTTTTTACAGGTATATTTTCAATAAGATATGCAGGACATCTTCTGTATTTTGAAGAGTATAAAAATGGAGTTCTTGATGGAGATAAAGTTTGGTTTGGAAACGATGGAACTGTAGGAATGAGAGAAAAATATTCTGAAGGGAAAAAAGATGGAGATCAGATAACTTATCATTTAAACGGAAAAGTAAGATCAATCACACCATATAAAAACGGAAGAATAGAAGGAATAGTTGAATGGTATGATAAAGATGGACTTCTTGTAGATCAGAATGAAATAAAAAATGGAACAGGAAGATTTGTAACATACTGGGAAAATGGAAATATTCAGGAAGAAGGAAATTATAAAAATTATAAAAAAGTAGGAGATTGGACAGAATACAGCAGTGATAAAAAAGTTGAAAAAGTAATTACTTATTCAAATAAAGGAACTGTTTCAAAGATAAGATGGTATAATTAA
- a CDS encoding HPr family phosphocarrier protein: MKKITVQIKNKAGLHARPSSLFVQLASTYDSDIKVRFEGEEINGKSIMGLMLLAAEQGRTLELEADGPDEDEMLNALRILVEEDKFGEE; encoded by the coding sequence ATGAAAAAAATAACTGTGCAGATAAAAAATAAAGCGGGACTTCATGCAAGACCTTCATCTCTTTTTGTACAATTGGCTTCTACTTATGATTCTGATATAAAAGTCAGATTTGAGGGAGAAGAAATAAATGGTAAAAGCATAATGGGACTTATGCTTCTTGCTGCTGAACAAGGAAGAACTCTTGAACTTGAAGCAGATGGGCCTGACGAAGATGAAATGCTTAACGCACTTAGAATTCTTGTAGAAGAAGATAAATTTGGTGAAGAATAA
- a CDS encoding YgiQ family radical SAM protein gives MMFLPTTSEEVKKLGWDSLDVILISGDTYIDSSYNGSALIGKWLLKNGFKVGIIAQPDINSPDDITRLGEPKLFWAVSAGCVDSMVANYTATKKKRHKDDFTPGGENTKRPDRASIVYTGLIKRFFKNSKTPIVLGGIEASLRRIVHYDYWSNQLRRSLIFDAKADILSYGMGEKSMLSLAEHIRDGKDWKNIRGFAYIAKEPNKEYITIPSFEECREDKFKFIDMFNIFYKNCDSVTAKGLNQKHGDRWLIQNPPSENFSSELLDEIYGMDFERDVHPYYKKDGVVRALDTIKYSLTTHRGCYGECNFCAIAIHQGRTVTSRSEDSIIEEITNITKDKKFKGNISDVGGPTANMYQMECTKKLKYGACSDKRCLYPETCPALKPNHKRQIDLLKKLRSVQGIKKIFIASGIRYDLILDDPLYGDKYLEEIVAHHVSGQMKIAPEHTEDKVLSLMGKQGKDYLKEFKNRFYKLNKKLDKKQFLTYYLIAAHPGCNEKDMMDLKIFASEELRISPEQVQIFTPTPSTYSTLMYYTEINPFTGKKLFVEKDNGKKEKQKNIIIPKDYAPSKNSRKGNSQEKSYSGSTKNKSSNKKFKKSFK, from the coding sequence ATAATGTTTTTGCCTACAACTTCAGAAGAAGTAAAAAAATTAGGTTGGGATTCTCTTGATGTAATTCTTATATCAGGAGATACATATATAGATTCATCTTATAATGGTTCAGCCCTTATAGGAAAATGGCTTTTAAAAAATGGATTTAAAGTGGGAATAATTGCACAGCCAGATATAAATTCCCCTGATGATATTACAAGGCTTGGAGAACCAAAACTTTTCTGGGCTGTATCAGCAGGTTGTGTTGATTCAATGGTTGCAAATTATACTGCCACTAAAAAGAAAAGACATAAAGATGATTTTACTCCAGGAGGAGAAAATACAAAAAGACCTGACAGAGCTTCTATTGTCTATACAGGCCTTATAAAAAGATTCTTTAAAAACAGTAAAACTCCTATTGTTCTTGGGGGAATAGAAGCAAGTTTGAGAAGAATTGTTCATTATGACTACTGGTCTAACCAGCTTAGGCGTTCTCTTATTTTTGATGCAAAAGCTGATATTCTTTCATATGGAATGGGAGAAAAATCTATGCTTTCCCTTGCAGAACATATCCGTGATGGAAAAGACTGGAAAAATATAAGAGGGTTTGCATATATTGCCAAAGAGCCTAATAAGGAATATATAACAATTCCTTCCTTTGAAGAATGCCGTGAAGATAAATTTAAATTTATAGATATGTTTAATATTTTCTATAAAAACTGTGATTCTGTTACTGCAAAAGGACTTAATCAGAAACATGGAGACAGATGGCTTATACAAAATCCTCCTTCAGAAAACTTTTCATCAGAACTTTTAGATGAAATATATGGAATGGATTTTGAAAGAGATGTTCATCCTTATTATAAAAAAGATGGTGTTGTAAGAGCTCTTGATACAATAAAATATTCTCTTACTACACACAGAGGATGCTATGGTGAATGTAATTTCTGTGCTATAGCAATTCATCAAGGAAGAACAGTTACTTCAAGAAGTGAAGATTCTATTATAGAAGAAATTACAAATATAACAAAAGATAAAAAATTTAAAGGAAATATTTCAGATGTAGGAGGCCCTACAGCAAATATGTATCAGATGGAATGTACTAAAAAGTTAAAATATGGTGCTTGCTCTGATAAAAGATGCCTTTACCCTGAAACATGTCCTGCACTTAAACCAAATCATAAAAGACAGATAGACCTTCTTAAAAAATTAAGAAGTGTTCAGGGAATAAAAAAGATTTTTATTGCTTCAGGTATAAGATATGATCTTATTCTTGATGATCCTCTTTATGGAGACAAATATCTTGAAGAAATTGTTGCACACCATGTCTCAGGTCAAATGAAAATAGCTCCTGAGCATACTGAAGATAAAGTTCTTTCTCTTATGGGGAAACAAGGAAAAGATTATTTAAAGGAATTTAAAAATCGTTTCTACAAATTAAACAAAAAACTTGATAAAAAACAGTTTTTAACTTATTATTTAATAGCTGCACATCCTGGATGTAATGAAAAAGATATGATGGATTTAAAAATTTTTGCCTCAGAAGAACTTAGAATAAGTCCTGAGCAAGTTCAAATTTTCACACCTACTCCATCTACTTATTCAACACTTATGTACTATACAGAAATAAATCCTTTCACAGGAAAAAAACTTTTTGTGGAAAAGGATAATGGGAAAAAAGAAAAGCAAAAAAATATTATTATCCCAAAAGATTATGCTCCTTCCAAAAATTCAAGAAAAGGAAACTCTCAGGAGAAATCTTATTCAGGCAGCACAAAAAATAAAAGTTCTAATAAAAAATTTAAAAAAAGTTTTAAATAG
- the ispH gene encoding 4-hydroxy-3-methylbut-2-enyl diphosphate reductase — MEIKRAEKMGFCFGVAGAINLCNKIAEEKNFQGNLFILGMLVHNKNVTSDMEKKGFKTLSEEDLKEEKIKLNKKDTVIIRAHGTTKEIYDILEKEKVKIYDATCVFVERIRKALIEAEKNGKKIIFIGDRYHPEVKGIVSFGNDVTIVNSFEEFTKFSVDKEKEYCLLTQTTLNKELFFKIKEYTEKNYKNIDIFSKICGATYERQKAVEKLAGEVEMVLIVGDNKSSNTKKLYEISKSVNEKSYLIQDKTELNSSWFNGIKKVGITAGASTPEEIILEIEKEIRGTFDDKHGL; from the coding sequence ATGGAAATTAAAAGAGCTGAAAAAATGGGATTCTGTTTTGGAGTAGCAGGGGCTATAAATCTGTGCAACAAAATAGCAGAAGAAAAAAATTTTCAAGGAAATTTATTTATTCTTGGAATGCTTGTCCACAATAAAAATGTTACCTCAGATATGGAAAAAAAAGGATTTAAGACTCTTTCAGAAGAAGATTTGAAAGAAGAAAAAATAAAACTTAATAAAAAAGATACAGTAATTATCAGAGCACACGGGACAACTAAAGAAATTTATGATATACTAGAGAAAGAAAAAGTAAAAATCTATGATGCCACTTGTGTGTTTGTGGAAAGAATTAGAAAAGCACTAATTGAAGCTGAAAAAAATGGAAAAAAAATAATTTTTATCGGAGACAGATATCACCCTGAAGTAAAAGGTATAGTTTCTTTTGGAAATGATGTAACAATAGTGAATTCTTTTGAAGAATTTACAAAATTTTCTGTTGATAAAGAAAAAGAATATTGTCTTTTAACTCAGACAACTTTAAATAAAGAATTATTTTTCAAAATAAAAGAATATACAGAAAAAAACTATAAAAATATAGATATATTCAGCAAAATATGTGGAGCTACATACGAAAGACAAAAAGCAGTGGAAAAACTTGCTGGAGAAGTTGAGATGGTTTTAATAGTAGGGGATAATAAAAGTTCAAACACTAAAAAACTTTATGAAATTTCAAAAAGCGTAAATGAAAAAAGCTACCTTATACAAGACAAAACCGAATTAAACAGCTCTTGGTTTAACGGCATAAAGAAGGTAGGAATAACTGCAGGAGCATCAACACCGGAAGAAATAATTTTAGAGATAGAAAAAGAAATAAGGGGGACTTTTGATGACAAACATGGATTATAA
- a CDS encoding putative manganese-dependent inorganic diphosphatase codes for MEPVLVFGHKNPDTDSICSTIATAYLKNACGTEAVPYRLGKINKETAFVLQKFGIKEPELLKTVSAQISDLTHVKKEVINVNDSIQEALDLMTKENFSSFPVVDEMGHLKNMIHISDIANTYLKIDYSDLFSKYSTTYENLIEVLNGKIISGVYPSGEINTNLKAISELDTIEKGDVVITTSMADGIDRLIKAGAKVIIVCCKEDDFISPRMTSECAVMVVNHSLFKTISLISQSISVGAILQNRNFYSFKKDDFLHEIKDIMKDSNQTNFPVIDNDGKVYGTIRTKNLINFTRKKVILVDHNEFSQSVAGLGDAQILQVIDHHKFANFQTNDPVKITAEAVGCSSTIVYSLFKEAGVVPPKEIAGIMLSAIISDTLLFRSPTCTEKDEKTAEELGKLAGIEDIYKYGMEMLIAGTSFDNNTPPEILNLDKKEFNMGGTSMAVAQVNTVDVEGLLKMKSDFEAAMNAEIKANGYDLFLFVITDIINSNSTLLAFGEKTNLVELAFNKSLTGNEMLLKGVVSRKKQILPFLMAATQSL; via the coding sequence ATGGAACCAGTTCTAGTTTTTGGTCATAAAAATCCAGATACAGATTCTATATGTTCAACTATCGCAACTGCATACTTAAAAAACGCTTGTGGGACAGAAGCGGTCCCATATAGACTTGGAAAAATAAATAAAGAAACAGCTTTTGTTCTTCAAAAATTTGGAATAAAAGAACCTGAACTTCTTAAAACAGTAAGTGCTCAAATTTCTGACCTTACCCATGTAAAAAAAGAAGTTATAAATGTAAATGATTCTATTCAGGAAGCTCTTGATCTTATGACAAAAGAAAATTTTTCAAGTTTTCCTGTTGTTGATGAAATGGGACATTTAAAAAATATGATTCATATCTCTGATATAGCCAATACATATTTAAAAATAGATTATTCTGATCTTTTTTCTAAATACAGCACAACATATGAAAATCTTATAGAAGTCCTTAATGGAAAAATAATAAGTGGAGTTTATCCTTCTGGAGAAATAAATACAAATCTTAAAGCTATTTCGGAACTTGATACAATAGAAAAAGGTGATGTTGTAATAACTACATCAATGGCTGATGGTATAGACAGACTTATAAAAGCAGGAGCAAAGGTTATAATCGTATGCTGCAAAGAAGATGACTTTATAAGTCCTCGTATGACTTCTGAATGTGCTGTTATGGTTGTAAACCACTCTCTTTTTAAAACTATATCTCTTATCAGTCAGTCAATTTCAGTAGGAGCAATTCTTCAAAATAGAAATTTCTACAGCTTTAAAAAAGATGATTTCCTTCATGAGATAAAAGATATAATGAAAGATTCAAATCAAACAAACTTCCCTGTTATAGATAATGACGGAAAAGTTTATGGAACTATAAGAACTAAAAACCTTATTAATTTTACAAGAAAAAAAGTTATTCTTGTTGATCATAATGAATTTTCACAGTCTGTTGCAGGACTTGGAGATGCTCAAATTTTACAAGTTATAGATCATCATAAATTTGCGAATTTCCAAACAAATGATCCTGTAAAAATAACAGCTGAAGCTGTAGGATGTTCTTCAACAATAGTTTATTCTCTTTTTAAAGAAGCAGGAGTTGTTCCCCCTAAAGAAATTGCAGGAATAATGCTAAGTGCAATAATCTCTGATACTCTTCTTTTCAGATCTCCTACTTGTACTGAAAAAGATGAAAAGACTGCAGAGGAACTTGGAAAACTTGCTGGAATAGAAGATATTTATAAATATGGTATGGAAATGCTTATTGCAGGAACATCTTTTGATAATAATACACCTCCTGAAATATTAAATCTTGATAAAAAGGAATTTAATATGGGAGGAACAAGCATGGCTGTTGCACAAGTAAATACAGTTGATGTAGAAGGACTTCTAAAAATGAAATCTGACTTTGAAGCAGCTATGAATGCTGAAATAAAAGCAAATGGATATGATTTATTCCTTTTTGTTATAACAGATATTATAAATTCAAACTCTACTCTTCTTGCTTTTGGTGAAAAAACAAATCTTGTAGAGCTTGCATTTAATAAATCTCTTACAGGAAATGAAATGCTTCTTAAAGGAGTTGTTTCAAGAAAGAAACAAATACTTCCTTTCCTTATGGCTGCAACACAAAGCTTATAA
- the der gene encoding ribosome biogenesis GTPase Der: protein MKPIVAIVGRPNVGKSTLFNKLVGDRVAIVDDQPGVTRDRLYRDTEWSGKEFVLVDTGGLEPRNNDFMMSKIKEQAEVAMNEADVILFVVDGKAGLNPLDEEIAYYLRKKNKPIILCVNKIDNYQNQQEDLYDFWALGFDNLIGISAEHKTNLGDMLDLVVDLIDTVEMPEEEEGLKIAIIGKPNAGKSSLVNKLSGKERAIVSNIAGTTRDAIDTPIEFEGEKYVLIDTAGIRRKSKVEEALEYYSVLKALKAIKRADVCFLLFDGKEGLSEQDKRIAGIAHEEKKPIVIVVNKWDLIEKEKNTMKEMKEYLLAELPFLSYAPIEFISALTGQRTTRLFGIADKIYEEYTRRISTGLLNTVINEAVIMNPPPTRKGRVTKINYATQIATAPPRFVLFCNYPELMHFSYSRYIENKLREAFGFEGSPIEIIFEKKNQERN from the coding sequence ATGAAACCAATAGTTGCCATAGTAGGTAGACCTAATGTAGGAAAATCTACACTTTTTAATAAACTTGTAGGAGACAGGGTTGCCATTGTTGATGACCAACCAGGTGTTACAAGAGACAGACTTTACAGAGACACTGAATGGAGTGGAAAAGAATTTGTCCTTGTTGATACTGGAGGACTTGAACCAAGAAATAATGACTTTATGATGTCTAAAATAAAAGAACAGGCAGAAGTTGCTATGAATGAAGCTGATGTTATTCTGTTTGTTGTTGATGGAAAAGCAGGACTTAATCCTCTTGATGAAGAAATTGCATACTATCTTAGAAAGAAAAATAAACCTATTATTCTTTGTGTAAATAAAATTGATAACTATCAAAACCAACAAGAAGATTTATATGACTTCTGGGCTTTAGGATTTGATAATCTTATAGGAATATCAGCAGAGCATAAAACAAACTTAGGAGATATGCTTGATCTTGTTGTTGACCTTATTGATACTGTTGAAATGCCTGAAGAGGAAGAAGGATTAAAAATTGCGATAATAGGAAAACCTAATGCAGGAAAATCTTCTCTTGTTAATAAACTTTCAGGAAAAGAAAGAGCTATTGTAAGTAATATTGCAGGAACTACAAGAGATGCTATAGACACTCCTATTGAATTTGAAGGAGAAAAATATGTTCTTATAGATACTGCTGGAATCAGAAGAAAATCAAAAGTTGAAGAAGCTCTTGAATATTATTCTGTTTTAAAAGCTCTAAAAGCTATAAAAAGAGCTGATGTATGTTTCTTATTATTTGATGGTAAAGAAGGACTTTCTGAACAAGATAAAAGAATTGCAGGAATCGCTCACGAAGAAAAGAAACCTATTGTTATTGTAGTTAATAAATGGGACTTAATAGAAAAAGAAAAAAATACAATGAAGGAAATGAAAGAATATCTTTTAGCAGAACTTCCATTCCTTTCATATGCTCCTATTGAATTTATATCTGCTCTTACTGGTCAGAGAACTACAAGACTTTTTGGTATAGCTGATAAAATTTATGAGGAATATACAAGAAGAATTTCTACTGGACTTCTTAACACTGTAATCAATGAAGCTGTTATTATGAATCCACCTCCTACAAGAAAAGGAAGAGTTACAAAAATTAACTATGCTACTCAGATTGCAACAGCTCCTCCAAGATTTGTATTATTCTGTAACTATCCAGAATTAATGCACTTCTCTTATTCAAGATATATTGAAAATAAACTTAGAGAAGCTTTTGGATTTGAAGGTTCGCCTATTGAAATTATCTTTGAAAAGAAAAATCAAGAAAGAAATTAA
- the ptsP gene encoding phosphoenolpyruvate--protein phosphotransferase: MERIYGKSIYEGIVIAEPYLKGKNNLEIESFSVSEENLDKEIERYEHAVQRAKDKLAHLMHDLKGKVAEKDLQILSVHFMMLDDPMFKDEIKVSLKKDKINVEEVIKRTVSKYSEAFKKMKNPLYRQRALDIQDIGERLLEALADNESVYDALNGKILIAHDILPSELLNIFNKKIDIKGIVMEYVGETSHTAILAKSLEIPTFMGGIDILKEEWGEYIILDTYSDNPVVVTNPSVETLREYKILQEEFEKEKEEIKETLNLPSVTLDGTKISLEVNAGQELDKNMLKNVNADGIGLLRTEFIYMEGTKLPEELEQLEFYEEVSKRIGDEKPLIIRTLDIGADKSLPYFKMAHEQNPSLGERGLRFTLHKKNILKTQLRAILRASKDKSIKIMHPMVTNIAEIEKVLELTKEVKEELKAEGIEYNDKIETGVMVEVPSAVLMADKMCEYIDFFSIGSNDLAQYILATDRFSLKENNLYDYYDPAVLKAVNMVAEAAKKNGKGISVCGEMAGELVGIVILLSFGIKNLSMSAVFIPRARNLVRKIKMSDLAEIKKAVLNCKNSDEVRHIAREYIKKL; encoded by the coding sequence ATGGAGAGAATATACGGAAAAAGTATATATGAAGGTATAGTAATTGCAGAACCCTATTTAAAAGGTAAAAATAACCTTGAAATAGAGTCTTTTTCTGTTTCTGAAGAAAATTTGGATAAAGAGATTGAAAGATATGAACATGCAGTTCAGAGAGCAAAAGATAAACTAGCACATCTTATGCACGATTTAAAAGGGAAAGTTGCTGAAAAAGATCTTCAGATTCTTTCAGTTCACTTTATGATGCTTGATGATCCTATGTTCAAAGATGAAATTAAAGTTTCTTTGAAAAAAGACAAGATAAATGTTGAAGAGGTTATCAAAAGAACTGTAAGCAAATATTCAGAAGCTTTTAAGAAAATGAAAAATCCTCTTTACAGACAGAGAGCTCTTGATATTCAGGATATAGGAGAAAGACTTTTAGAAGCTCTTGCAGATAATGAAAGTGTTTATGATGCATTAAATGGAAAAATTTTAATTGCACATGATATTCTTCCTTCAGAACTTTTAAATATTTTTAACAAAAAAATTGATATAAAAGGAATTGTAATGGAGTATGTAGGTGAAACATCACATACAGCTATCCTTGCAAAATCTCTTGAAATTCCTACTTTCATGGGAGGAATTGACATTCTTAAAGAAGAATGGGGAGAATATATAATTCTTGATACCTACAGTGACAATCCAGTTGTTGTCACTAATCCTTCTGTTGAAACTTTAAGAGAATACAAAATTCTTCAGGAGGAATTTGAAAAAGAAAAAGAGGAAATAAAAGAAACTCTTAATCTTCCTTCTGTAACTCTTGATGGAACAAAAATAAGTCTTGAAGTGAATGCTGGACAGGAACTTGATAAAAATATGCTTAAAAATGTAAATGCTGACGGTATAGGACTTCTAAGAACAGAATTTATATACATGGAAGGGACAAAACTTCCTGAAGAACTTGAACAGCTTGAATTTTATGAAGAAGTCAGCAAAAGAATAGGAGATGAGAAACCTCTTATTATCCGTACTCTTGATATAGGAGCTGATAAAAGTCTTCCATATTTTAAAATGGCTCATGAACAAAATCCTTCTCTTGGAGAAAGAGGATTAAGATTTACGCTTCATAAAAAAAATATTTTAAAAACACAGCTGAGAGCAATCTTAAGAGCCAGCAAAGATAAGAGCATTAAAATAATGCATCCTATGGTTACAAACATAGCTGAAATTGAAAAAGTTCTTGAACTTACAAAAGAAGTTAAAGAAGAACTTAAAGCAGAAGGAATAGAATATAATGACAAAATAGAAACAGGAGTTATGGTTGAAGTTCCTTCAGCAGTTCTTATGGCTGATAAAATGTGTGAGTATATTGACTTTTTCTCTATAGGAAGTAATGACCTTGCTCAGTACATTCTGGCAACTGACAGATTTTCTCTGAAAGAAAACAATCTTTATGACTATTATGATCCTGCTGTATTAAAAGCTGTTAATATGGTAGCTGAAGCAGCTAAAAAAAATGGCAAGGGTATCTCTGTCTGCGGTGAAATGGCAGGAGAACTTGTAGGAATAGTTATACTTTTAAGTTTTGGAATAAAAAATCTTAGTATGTCTGCTGTCTTTATACCAAGAGCTAGAAATCTTGTAAGAAAAATAAAGATGTCTGACCTTGCAGAAATTAAAAAAGCTGTTTTAAACTGCAAAAATTCAGATGAAGTAAGACATATAGCAAGAGAATATATAAAAAAATTATAA
- a CDS encoding glutamine synthetase III codes for MNNMLEIFGKFHFSELELKSRVPNSIFKEFKAVQRGEKELSISVAEVIANAAKNWATENGATHFTHWFQPLTDLTAEKHESFISISSDGNILSQFSGKELIKGESDTSSFPNGGLRSTFEARGYTAWDLSSPMFLRGPEKAKSLYIPTAFIGYNGEALDKKVPLLRSINAVTAQALRVKRALGDTQTSKIEVTLGVEQEYFLIEKEFWEKRQDLMLCGRTLFGSLPPKGQEMNDHYYGTLKEKVERFMAELDSELWQLGVMAKTKHNEVAPNQFELAIMFATANVAVDQNQLSMDVIKKVADRHGLAALLHEKPFSKVNGSGKHCNWSLSTNLGENLFDPGDMSKDNLQFLVFLTAVIEAVDRYSHILRVSTATPGNDHRLGGHEAPPAIISIFLGEQLQDILENIGKINTATHEQTMIELGAYNFPKIPKDVSDRNRTSPFAFTGNKFEYRMPGSSASPSTPTFIINTIVADVLGEYADILENTEDKNKMKQEIIKLVKERYNKHKKIIFNGNGYDESWVEAAKERGLKNLRNTVEALPTYIEEETIALFERNRVLSRAELNSIFVVYTERYNKQLNIETSTAIRMARNEIYPAVMRYMNNIATSINSIREAIGVENEDMIEGDKRHLNKVLNAKIHLRTSLAELENDYAKAVSIHDEYERAKFYHFHVVPRLEHLKEWADVLELLCEKTIWPFPVYEDLLFKL; via the coding sequence ATGAATAACATGCTGGAAATCTTTGGAAAATTTCATTTCTCTGAACTTGAATTGAAAAGCAGAGTTCCAAACTCAATATTTAAGGAATTTAAAGCTGTTCAAAGAGGAGAAAAAGAACTTTCTATCTCTGTAGCTGAAGTAATTGCCAATGCTGCTAAAAACTGGGCAACAGAAAATGGAGCAACACACTTCACTCACTGGTTTCAGCCTCTTACAGATTTAACGGCTGAAAAACATGAATCTTTTATATCTATTTCTTCAGACGGAAATATTCTTTCTCAGTTTTCAGGAAAAGAATTAATAAAAGGTGAGTCAGATACTTCTTCTTTCCCTAATGGAGGACTTCGTTCAACATTTGAGGCAAGAGGTTATACAGCATGGGATTTATCATCTCCAATGTTTTTAAGAGGACCTGAAAAGGCTAAATCTCTTTATATACCTACAGCTTTTATAGGTTATAACGGGGAAGCTCTTGATAAAAAAGTTCCTCTTTTAAGATCTATAAATGCAGTAACTGCACAGGCTCTTAGAGTAAAAAGAGCTCTTGGAGATACTCAAACTTCTAAAATTGAAGTAACTCTTGGAGTAGAACAGGAATATTTCTTAATAGAGAAAGAATTTTGGGAAAAAAGACAGGATTTAATGCTTTGTGGAAGAACTCTTTTTGGATCACTTCCTCCTAAAGGTCAGGAAATGAATGACCATTATTATGGAACTTTAAAAGAAAAAGTTGAAAGATTCATGGCAGAACTTGATTCTGAATTATGGCAGCTTGGAGTTATGGCAAAAACAAAGCATAATGAAGTTGCACCAAATCAGTTTGAACTTGCAATAATGTTTGCAACTGCAAATGTAGCAGTTGATCAGAATCAGCTTTCAATGGATGTTATTAAAAAAGTAGCAGACAGACATGGACTGGCAGCCCTTCTTCATGAAAAACCTTTCTCAAAAGTAAATGGTTCAGGAAAACATTGTAACTGGTCTTTATCAACAAATCTTGGTGAAAATCTTTTTGATCCAGGGGATATGTCTAAAGATAATCTTCAGTTTTTAGTATTCCTTACAGCAGTTATAGAAGCTGTTGACAGATATTCTCATATTTTAAGAGTTTCAACTGCAACACCTGGAAATGATCACAGACTTGGAGGACATGAAGCACCTCCTGCAATAATATCTATTTTCTTAGGAGAACAGCTTCAGGATATACTTGAAAATATAGGAAAAATTAATACTGCAACTCATGAGCAGACTATGATAGAACTAGGGGCATATAACTTCCCTAAAATACCTAAAGATGTTTCTGACAGAAACAGAACTTCTCCTTTTGCATTTACAGGAAATAAATTTGAATACAGAATGCCTGGATCAAGTGCTTCTCCTTCAACACCAACATTTATTATAAATACTATTGTTGCAGATGTTCTTGGAGAATATGCTGATATTCTTGAAAATACAGAAGACAAAAATAAGATGAAACAAGAAATAATAAAGCTTGTAAAAGAAAGATACAACAAACATAAAAAAATAATATTCAATGGAAATGGATATGATGAATCATGGGTTGAAGCTGCTAAAGAAAGAGGACTTAAAAATCTTAGAAATACTGTAGAAGCTCTTCCTACTTACATTGAAGAAGAAACAATCGCTCTTTTTGAAAGAAACAGAGTTTTAAGCAGGGCAGAACTTAATTCAATCTTTGTTGTTTATACAGAAAGATATAATAAACAACTTAATATTGAAACATCTACTGCAATAAGAATGGCAAGAAATGAAATTTATCCTGCTGTTATGAGATATATGAATAATATTGCGACTTCTATAAATAGTATAAGAGAAGCTATAGGAGTGGAAAACGAGGATATGATTGAAGGAGATAAGAGACATTTAAATAAAGTCCTTAATGCAAAAATTCATTTAAGAACATCACTTGCAGAACTTGAAAATGATTATGCAAAAGCAGTAAGTATCCATGATGAATATGAAAGAGCAAAATTCTATCATTTCCATGTTGTACCTAGATTAGAACATTTAAAAGAATGGGCAGATGTTCTTGAACTTTTATGTGAAAAAACTATATGGCCATTCCCTGTATATGAAGATTTATTATTTAAATTATAA